Proteins co-encoded in one Streptococcus ruminicola genomic window:
- the purN gene encoding phosphoribosylglycinamide formyltransferase: MKKIAVFASGNGSNFQVIAEQFPVEFVFSDHRDAYVLERAEKLGVTAHTFELKEFDSKVDYEKAIVALLEKYDIDLVCLAGYMKIVGSTLLKAYEGRIINIHPAYLPEFPGAHGIDDAWEAGVDQSGVTIHWVDSGVDTGTVIKQVRVPRLAGDTIESFEARIHENEYKLYPEVLESLGVEKK, encoded by the coding sequence ATGAAAAAAATCGCAGTATTTGCGAGTGGTAATGGGTCAAATTTTCAAGTTATTGCTGAGCAATTTCCTGTTGAGTTTGTCTTTTCAGACCACCGAGATGCTTATGTCTTAGAACGTGCTGAAAAACTCGGTGTGACAGCTCACACATTTGAACTTAAAGAGTTTGATAGTAAAGTAGATTATGAAAAAGCAATTGTAGCTTTGCTTGAAAAATATGACATTGATTTGGTTTGCTTGGCTGGTTATATGAAAATTGTTGGATCGACTTTGTTAAAAGCTTACGAAGGTCGTATTATCAATATTCATCCAGCTTATCTTCCTGAATTTCCAGGCGCTCATGGTATTGATGATGCTTGGGAAGCAGGTGTTGACCAGTCTGGCGTTACCATTCATTGGGTTGACAGTGGTGTCGATACAGGGACAGTGATTAAACAAGTTCGTGTGCCTCGTCTAGCAGGTGATACCATTGAAAGTTTTGAAGCTCGCATTCATGAAAATGAGTATAAGCTTTATCCTGAGGTTTTAGAGAGCTTGGGAGTTGAGAAAAAGTAA
- the purF gene encoding amidophosphoribosyltransferase → MTYEVKSLNEECGVFGIWGHPQAAHVTYFGLHSLQHRGQEGAGIVTNDNGKLLQHRNTGLLSDVFKNPADLEKLTGTAAIGHVRYATAGSASINNIQPFLYNFTDEQFGLCHNGNLTNAVSLKKELENEGAIFNASSDTEILMHLIRRSHNPEFIGKVKEALNTVKGGFAYLLMTKDKLIAALDPNGFRPLSIGQMDNGAWVVSSETCAFEVIGAKWVRDVKPGELVIIDDNGIQYDTYTTDTQLAICSMEYIYFARPDSDIYGVNVHTARKNMGKRLAQEFHHEADIVVGVPNSSLSAAMGFAEESGLPNEMGLVKNQYTQRTFIQPTQELREQGVRMKLSAVSGVVKGKRVVMVDDSIVRGTTSRRIVRLLREAGATEVHVAIGSPELKYPCFYGIDIQNRRELISANHTKDEVCEIIGADSLTYLSIDGLIESIGLDTDAPNGGLCVAYFDGKYPTPLYDYEEAYLKSLEEKTSFYIHEVNENK, encoded by the coding sequence ATGACATACGAAGTTAAATCTCTTAACGAAGAGTGTGGTGTGTTTGGGATTTGGGGACATCCTCAAGCAGCTCACGTTACTTATTTTGGGCTCCACAGTCTTCAACACCGCGGTCAAGAAGGTGCTGGTATCGTCACAAATGATAACGGTAAACTTCTTCAGCACCGTAATACAGGTCTCCTTTCAGATGTGTTTAAAAATCCTGCTGATTTGGAAAAATTGACAGGGACTGCAGCAATTGGTCACGTTCGTTACGCGACAGCAGGTTCAGCATCAATTAACAATATTCAACCTTTTCTTTACAACTTTACAGATGAACAATTTGGTCTTTGCCACAATGGTAATTTGACAAATGCTGTTTCATTGAAAAAAGAATTGGAAAACGAAGGTGCGATTTTTAACGCATCATCAGATACTGAAATTTTGATGCACTTAATTCGACGTAGCCACAATCCAGAGTTTATCGGCAAAGTCAAAGAAGCTCTTAATACTGTTAAAGGTGGCTTTGCTTATCTCTTGATGACAAAAGACAAGTTGATCGCTGCGCTTGATCCAAATGGTTTCCGTCCATTGTCAATCGGTCAAATGGATAACGGTGCTTGGGTTGTTTCAAGTGAAACATGTGCATTTGAAGTAATCGGTGCGAAATGGGTTCGTGATGTAAAACCAGGTGAACTTGTTATCATTGATGACAATGGTATCCAGTATGATACCTACACAACTGATACTCAGCTTGCTATTTGTTCAATGGAATACATTTACTTTGCCCGCCCTGATAGTGACATTTACGGTGTCAATGTTCACACAGCTCGTAAAAATATGGGGAAACGTTTGGCACAAGAGTTTCATCATGAAGCTGATATCGTTGTTGGTGTGCCAAATTCATCGCTTTCAGCAGCCATGGGCTTTGCAGAAGAGTCAGGTCTCCCAAATGAAATGGGCTTGGTGAAAAATCAATACACACAACGTACTTTCATTCAACCAACACAAGAATTGCGTGAGCAAGGTGTTCGTATGAAACTTTCAGCTGTTTCAGGTGTTGTTAAAGGTAAGCGCGTTGTCATGGTAGATGATTCTATCGTACGTGGAACAACATCACGTCGTATCGTTCGTCTTCTTCGTGAAGCAGGTGCGACAGAAGTTCACGTGGCTATTGGTAGTCCAGAGTTGAAATACCCATGTTTCTACGGTATCGACATTCAAAATCGTCGTGAATTGATTTCGGCTAATCATACCAAAGATGAAGTTTGTGAAATTATCGGTGCAGATAGTCTAACTTACTTGTCAATTGATGGTTTGATTGAATCAATCGGTCTTGATACAGATGCTCCAAATGGTGGTCTTTGCGTGGCATACTTTGACGGTAAGTATCCAACACCACTCTATGATTATGAAGAAGCATACCTCAAGAGCTTAGAAGAAAAAACAAGTTTCTATATTCACGAAGTTAATGAGAATAAATAG
- the purD gene encoding phosphoribosylamine--glycine ligase, translating to MKLLVVGSGGREHAIAKKLLESPQVSQVFVAPGNDGMTLDGLDLVNIGISEHSKLVDFAKENEIAWAFIGPDDALAAGIVDDFNAAGLKAFGPSKAAAELEWSKDFAKSIMAKYHVPTAAYSTFSDFEQAKSYIEEHGAPIVVKADGLALGKGVVVAETVEQAVEAAHEMLLDNKFGDSGARVVIEEFLDGEEFSLFAFVNGDNFYIMPTAQDHKRAFDGDKGPNTGGMGAYAPVPHLPQSVVDTAVETIVKPVLNGMIAEGRPYLGVLYAGLILTADGPKVIEFNSRFGDPETQVILPRLTSDFAQNITDILDGKEPEITWTDKGVTLGVVVASEGYPVAYEKGVRLPEKTSGDVITYYAGARFADDKVLLSNGGRVYMLVTTEADVKSAQDVIYAELAKQDTTGLFYRNDIGSKALGR from the coding sequence ATGAAACTTTTAGTTGTTGGCTCTGGCGGGCGTGAGCACGCTATTGCTAAGAAGTTGTTGGAATCTCCTCAAGTGAGCCAGGTTTTTGTAGCACCTGGAAATGATGGGATGACACTTGATGGACTTGATTTAGTAAATATCGGAATTTCCGAACATTCTAAGCTTGTTGATTTTGCAAAAGAAAATGAGATCGCTTGGGCATTTATCGGACCTGATGATGCTTTGGCTGCAGGAATCGTCGATGATTTTAATGCCGCAGGCTTGAAAGCCTTCGGTCCAAGTAAAGCAGCTGCGGAGCTTGAATGGTCTAAAGACTTTGCTAAATCAATCATGGCTAAATATCATGTTCCAACAGCAGCTTACAGCACCTTCTCAGATTTTGAGCAAGCAAAGAGTTATATTGAAGAACATGGCGCACCGATTGTTGTTAAAGCTGACGGTTTGGCATTAGGTAAAGGTGTGGTAGTTGCTGAAACAGTTGAGCAAGCTGTGGAAGCGGCACATGAAATGTTGCTTGATAATAAATTTGGTGATTCTGGTGCACGTGTGGTTATTGAAGAATTTCTTGATGGCGAAGAATTCTCATTGTTTGCTTTTGTCAATGGCGATAACTTCTACATCATGCCAACTGCTCAAGACCACAAACGTGCTTTTGATGGTGATAAAGGTCCTAATACTGGTGGTATGGGAGCTTACGCTCCGGTACCACATTTGCCACAAAGTGTTGTTGATACAGCTGTTGAAACAATCGTTAAACCAGTTCTTAACGGAATGATTGCCGAAGGTCGTCCATATCTTGGTGTTCTTTATGCAGGACTTATTTTAACAGCTGATGGTCCTAAAGTTATTGAATTTAATTCACGCTTTGGTGACCCTGAAACTCAAGTTATCTTGCCGCGTTTGACATCTGATTTTGCTCAAAACATTACTGATATTTTAGACGGTAAAGAGCCAGAAATCACTTGGACTGACAAGGGTGTGACTTTGGGTGTGGTAGTTGCCTCAGAAGGTTACCCAGTTGCCTACGAAAAAGGTGTTCGTCTTCCAGAAAAAACATCAGGTGATGTGATTACTTATTACGCAGGAGCTAGGTTCGCTGATGATAAAGTATTGCTTTCAAATGGTGGACGTGTGTACATGCTAGTCACAACAGAGGCTGACGTAAAATCTGCTCAAGATGTTATTTATGCAGAGCTTGCTAAGCAAGATACAACAGGTCTTTTCTATCGCAACGATATCGGAAGTAAAGCTCTTGGACGTTAA
- the pyrF gene encoding orotidine-5'-phosphate decarboxylase produces MFSDKYIEKVIATHSHLCVGLDPILDKYPTYLLQEATKKYGKTPKGAAYAILTFNKMVIDLIDGKVPAIKPQLAYFEKYGADGLQAFWDTVAYAHEKGLLVIADAKRGDIGTTSEAYAKAFFKGSCDEWMDETSYVDAVTVNPFLGSDGVTPFVEVGHETGNGTIVLVKTSNPSSGELQDMETVNGATVSELVCDYINNHGTKVGKYGYSDLGAVIGATYPEEVAKFRKLLPNSLFLMPGIGYQGGDVTLLESAFDDKGTGVIIPCSRAINYAYQDVDASQEEVRTAISKAVDGYNKLINDTLENSNKLIWKNV; encoded by the coding sequence ATGTTTTCAGATAAATATATTGAAAAAGTTATAGCAACTCACTCACATCTTTGTGTTGGTTTAGATCCGATTTTAGACAAGTATCCAACCTATCTTTTGCAAGAAGCTACAAAAAAGTATGGTAAAACTCCGAAAGGTGCGGCATATGCTATCTTGACTTTTAATAAAATGGTTATTGATTTAATTGATGGTAAGGTGCCTGCTATCAAACCACAGCTTGCCTATTTTGAAAAATATGGTGCAGATGGTTTACAAGCTTTCTGGGATACTGTTGCTTATGCTCATGAAAAAGGATTGTTGGTTATTGCAGATGCCAAGCGTGGGGATATCGGAACGACTTCTGAAGCTTATGCTAAAGCTTTCTTCAAAGGTTCTTGTGATGAATGGATGGATGAAACAAGTTATGTTGATGCTGTTACAGTAAATCCTTTTCTAGGAAGTGATGGGGTGACACCATTTGTAGAAGTTGGTCATGAAACTGGTAATGGAACAATTGTTCTTGTTAAAACTAGCAATCCATCTTCTGGTGAGTTACAAGACATGGAAACAGTTAATGGTGCTACAGTATCAGAACTTGTTTGTGATTACATTAATAATCATGGAACAAAAGTTGGTAAATATGGATATTCTGATTTAGGTGCAGTTATCGGTGCAACTTATCCAGAAGAAGTTGCTAAATTTAGAAAACTATTACCGAACTCATTGTTCTTGATGCCTGGTATTGGATATCAAGGTGGAGATGTCACTTTGCTTGAATCAGCATTTGATGATAAAGGAACTGGTGTTATTATTCCATGTTCAAGAGCTATCAATTATGCTTATCAAGATGTTGATGCTTCTCAAGAAGAAGTTAGAACTGCTATTTCTAAAGCTGTCGATGGTTATAATAAGTTAATCAACGATACTTTGGAAAATTCAAATAAACTTATCTGGAAAAATGTTTAA
- the purH gene encoding bifunctional phosphoribosylaminoimidazolecarboxamide formyltransferase/IMP cyclohydrolase: MTKRALISVSDKAGIVEFAQELKKLGWDIISTGGTKVALDKAGVDTIAIDDVTGFPEMMDGRVKTLHPNIHGGLLARRDLDSHLQAAKDNHIELIDLVVVNLYPFKETILKPDVTYADAVENIDIGGPSMLRSAAKNHASVTVVVDPADYAVVLDELSANGETTFETRQRLAAKVFRHTAAYDALIAEYFTKQVGETKPEKLTITYDLKQPMRYGENPQQDADFYQKALPTDYSIASAKQLNGKELSFNNIRDADAAIRIIRDFKDRPTVVALKHMNPCGIGQADDIETAWDYAYESDPVSIFGGIVVLNREVDAATAKKMHAIFLEIIIAPSYSDEALEILTTKKKNMRILQLPFDAQEASQVEKEYTGVVGGLLVQNQDVIEENPADWKVVTKRQPTDQEKAALEFAWKSIKYVKSNGIIVTNDHMTLGVGPGQTNRVASVRIALDQAKDRLDGAVLASDAFFPFADNVEEIAAAGVKAIIQPGGSVRDQESIDMADKYGIAMVFTGVRHFRH; this comes from the coding sequence ATGACAAAACGTGCACTAATTAGTGTTTCTGACAAAGCGGGCATTGTTGAATTTGCTCAAGAATTGAAAAAACTTGGCTGGGATATCATCTCAACTGGTGGAACAAAAGTTGCGCTTGATAAAGCAGGTGTTGACACTATTGCGATTGATGATGTGACTGGTTTCCCAGAAATGATGGATGGACGTGTGAAGACACTTCACCCAAATATCCACGGTGGTCTTTTGGCTCGTCGTGACCTTGATAGTCACCTTCAAGCAGCAAAAGATAATCACATCGAATTGATTGACCTTGTTGTGGTTAACCTTTACCCATTTAAAGAAACAATCTTGAAACCAGATGTGACTTACGCTGATGCGGTTGAAAACATTGATATCGGTGGTCCTTCAATGCTTCGCTCTGCAGCTAAAAACCACGCTAGTGTTACAGTTGTCGTTGACCCAGCTGATTACGCTGTTGTTTTGGATGAATTGTCAGCAAATGGTGAAACAACATTTGAAACTCGTCAACGTTTGGCAGCGAAAGTCTTCCGTCACACAGCAGCATACGATGCTTTGATTGCGGAATACTTTACAAAACAAGTTGGTGAAACAAAACCTGAAAAACTTACCATCACTTACGATTTGAAACAACCAATGCGTTATGGTGAAAACCCACAACAAGATGCTGATTTCTACCAAAAAGCTTTGCCAACAGATTACTCAATTGCTTCTGCTAAACAATTGAACGGTAAAGAATTGTCATTTAACAACATTCGCGATGCAGATGCTGCTATCCGCATTATCCGTGATTTCAAAGACCGTCCAACTGTTGTTGCGCTTAAACACATGAACCCATGTGGTATCGGACAAGCTGATGACATTGAAACAGCTTGGGATTACGCTTATGAATCAGACCCTGTTTCAATCTTTGGTGGAATCGTTGTGCTTAACCGCGAAGTTGACGCTGCAACAGCTAAGAAAATGCACGCTATTTTCCTTGAAATCATCATTGCACCAAGCTATTCTGATGAAGCTCTTGAAATTTTGACAACTAAGAAGAAAAATATGCGTATTCTTCAATTGCCATTTGACGCTCAAGAAGCTAGTCAAGTTGAAAAAGAATACACTGGTGTTGTTGGTGGACTTTTGGTTCAAAACCAAGATGTTATCGAAGAAAATCCAGCAGATTGGAAAGTTGTCACAAAACGTCAACCAACTGACCAAGAAAAAGCTGCGCTTGAATTTGCTTGGAAATCAATCAAATATGTTAAATCTAACGGTATCATCGTGACAAATGACCACATGACACTTGGTGTTGGTCCTGGTCAAACAAACCGTGTGGCTTCAGTTCGTATTGCACTTGATCAAGCTAAAGATCGTCTTGACGGTGCTGTTCTTGCTAGTGATGCTTTCTTCCCATTTGCAGATAACGTTGAAGAAATTGCTGCCGCAGGTGTGAAAGCTATCATCCAACCTGGTGGTTCAGTTCGTGACCAAGAATCTATCGACATGGCTGATAAATACGGTATTGCCATGGTATTTACAGGTGTTCGTCACTTCCGCCACTAA
- a CDS encoding phosphoribosylformylglycinamidine synthase — protein MDKRIFVEKKSNFNIKAQALVKELKHNLQLTSLTDLRIIQVYDVFGLDKALFERAEKHIFSEQVTDNILAENDLVAELANYAFFAIESLPGQFDQRAASSQEALLLLGSNSDVTVNTAQLYLVNKDIAAAELDAVKNYLLNPVDSRFKDITTGIAPQAFSESDKTIPNLDFFKTYTAAEFADYKAEQGLAMEVDDLLFIQDYFKSIGRVPTETELKVLDTYWSDHCRHTTFETELKHIDFSASKFQKQLQATYDKYIAMRDELGRSEKPQTLMDMATIFGRYERANGRLDDMEVSDEINACSVEIEVDVNGVKEPWLLMFKNETHNHPTEIEPFGGAATCIGGAIRDPLSGRSYVYQAMRISGAGDITTPIAETRLGKLPQQVISKTAAHGYSSYGNQIGLATTYVKEYFHPGFVAKRMELGAVVGAAPKGNVVREKPEAGDVVILLGGKTGRDGVGGATGSSKVQTVESVETAGAEVQKGNAIEERKIQRLFRNGNVTRLIKKSNDFGAGGVCVAIGELADGLEIDLNKVPLKYQGLNGTEIAISESQERMAVVVRPKDVEAFVAECHKENIDAVVVATVTEKPNLVMTWNGQTIVDIERRFLDTNGVRVVVDADVVDSQVDMPEQRTTSAATLETDTTKVLSDLNHASQKGLQTIFDSSVGRSTVNHPIGGRYQITPTESSVQKLPVQNGVTTTASVMAQGFNPYIAEWSPYHGAAYAVIEAIARLVATGANWSKARFSYQEYFQRMDKKAERFGQPVSALLGSIEAQIQLGLPSIGGKDSMSGTFEELTVPPTLVAFGVTTADSRKVLSPEFKAAGENVYYIPGQAISQDIDFDLIKGNFAKFEAIQKAHHITAASAVKYGGVMESLALASFGNHIGAKVELAELATSLTAQLGGFVFTSDEEIADAIKIGETTADFTLTVNDINLAGDKLLSAFEGTLEEVYPTEFEQSTKLEDVPAVASDAVIKASQKVAEPLVYIPVFPGTNSEYDSAKAFEQAGAKVNLVPFVTLNEAAIEASVDTMVDNISKANIIFFAGGFSAADEPDGSAKFIVNILLNQKVRAAIDSFIEKGGLIIGICNGFQALVKSGLLPYGNFEDATETSPTLFYNDANQHVAKMVETRIANTNSPWLAGVEVGDVYAIPVSHGEGKFVVTDEEFAELRDNGQIFSQYVDFDGKPSMDSKYNPNGSVNAIEGITSKNGQIIGKMGHSERYEDGLFQNIPGNKDQHLFRSAVEYFTKA, from the coding sequence ATGGATAAACGAATTTTCGTTGAGAAAAAATCAAATTTCAATATTAAAGCTCAAGCGCTTGTTAAAGAGCTTAAACATAATCTTCAATTAACAAGTTTGACTGATCTACGTATCATTCAAGTTTATGATGTTTTTGGGCTAGACAAAGCACTTTTTGAACGTGCGGAAAAACATATCTTTTCTGAACAAGTAACAGATAATATTTTGGCTGAAAATGATTTGGTTGCTGAACTTGCTAATTATGCTTTCTTTGCGATTGAATCACTTCCTGGTCAGTTTGACCAACGTGCAGCCTCATCACAAGAAGCCTTGCTTTTGCTTGGTAGCAATAGTGACGTGACTGTTAATACTGCTCAACTTTATCTCGTTAATAAAGATATCGCTGCAGCTGAACTTGATGCGGTTAAGAATTATTTGCTTAATCCTGTTGATTCTCGTTTTAAAGATATTACAACAGGAATTGCCCCACAAGCATTTTCAGAATCTGACAAAACAATTCCAAATCTTGATTTCTTTAAAACTTATACAGCAGCTGAATTTGCTGACTACAAAGCTGAACAAGGTTTGGCGATGGAAGTTGATGACCTTCTTTTCATCCAAGATTATTTCAAATCAATTGGTCGTGTGCCAACTGAAACTGAATTGAAAGTTTTGGACACTTACTGGTCAGACCACTGCCGTCACACAACCTTTGAAACTGAGCTTAAACATATTGATTTCTCAGCGTCTAAATTCCAAAAACAATTGCAAGCAACTTATGATAAATACATTGCTATGCGTGATGAATTAGGTCGCTCTGAAAAACCACAAACATTGATGGATATGGCGACTATCTTTGGTCGTTATGAACGTGCCAATGGTCGTTTGGATGACATGGAAGTTTCAGATGAAATCAATGCATGTTCTGTTGAAATTGAAGTTGATGTGAATGGTGTCAAAGAACCTTGGCTTTTGATGTTCAAGAATGAAACACATAATCACCCAACAGAAATTGAACCATTCGGTGGTGCGGCAACATGTATCGGCGGTGCAATCCGCGATCCATTGTCAGGACGCTCATATGTTTATCAAGCGATGCGTATTTCAGGTGCTGGTGATATCACAACACCAATTGCAGAAACTCGTCTTGGTAAATTGCCACAACAAGTGATTTCTAAAACAGCAGCTCATGGTTATTCTTCATATGGTAACCAAATCGGTCTTGCAACAACTTACGTTAAAGAATACTTCCACCCAGGATTTGTTGCTAAACGTATGGAACTTGGTGCGGTAGTCGGTGCAGCTCCAAAAGGTAACGTTGTTCGTGAAAAACCAGAAGCAGGCGATGTGGTTATCCTTCTTGGAGGTAAAACAGGTCGTGATGGTGTCGGTGGTGCAACTGGTTCATCTAAAGTTCAAACAGTTGAATCTGTTGAAACAGCTGGCGCAGAAGTTCAAAAAGGTAATGCCATCGAAGAACGAAAAATTCAACGCCTTTTCCGTAATGGCAATGTGACTCGCCTCATCAAAAAATCAAATGACTTTGGTGCTGGTGGTGTCTGTGTTGCGATTGGTGAATTGGCTGATGGTCTTGAAATTGACCTTAATAAAGTGCCACTTAAATATCAAGGGCTTAACGGAACTGAAATTGCTATCTCAGAATCACAAGAACGTATGGCTGTTGTAGTTCGTCCGAAAGACGTTGAAGCTTTCGTAGCTGAATGTCACAAAGAAAATATCGATGCTGTTGTTGTTGCGACAGTTACAGAAAAACCAAACCTTGTCATGACTTGGAATGGTCAAACCATTGTCGATATTGAACGTCGTTTCCTTGATACTAACGGTGTGCGCGTGGTCGTTGATGCTGATGTCGTTGACAGTCAAGTTGACATGCCAGAACAACGTACAACTTCAGCAGCAACTCTTGAAACTGATACAACTAAAGTCCTTTCAGACCTTAACCATGCTAGCCAAAAAGGTTTACAAACAATCTTTGATAGCTCTGTTGGTCGTTCAACAGTTAACCATCCAATTGGTGGTCGTTACCAAATCACACCAACAGAAAGTTCTGTTCAAAAACTTCCTGTTCAAAATGGTGTAACAACAACAGCTTCAGTCATGGCTCAAGGATTCAATCCTTACATTGCTGAATGGTCACCATATCACGGTGCTGCTTATGCTGTGATTGAAGCGATAGCACGTTTGGTGGCAACTGGAGCTAACTGGTCTAAAGCACGTTTTTCTTATCAAGAATACTTCCAACGTATGGATAAAAAAGCTGAACGCTTTGGTCAACCTGTCTCAGCTCTTCTTGGTTCAATCGAAGCTCAAATTCAACTTGGTTTACCATCAATTGGTGGTAAAGATTCAATGTCTGGTACTTTTGAAGAATTGACAGTACCACCAACATTGGTTGCTTTTGGGGTAACAACAGCCGATAGCCGTAAAGTTCTTTCACCTGAATTTAAAGCAGCTGGCGAAAATGTTTACTATATTCCAGGTCAAGCTATTTCACAAGATATTGATTTTGACCTAATCAAAGGTAACTTTGCTAAATTTGAAGCCATTCAAAAAGCACATCACATTACAGCAGCGTCAGCTGTTAAATACGGTGGTGTGATGGAAAGCTTGGCACTTGCTAGCTTTGGTAATCATATCGGTGCTAAGGTTGAATTGGCCGAGCTTGCAACAAGCTTGACAGCACAACTTGGTGGCTTTGTCTTTACTTCAGATGAAGAAATTGCTGACGCTATTAAAATTGGTGAAACAACAGCTGACTTTACACTTACTGTCAACGATATCAACCTTGCTGGTGACAAACTTCTTTCAGCCTTTGAAGGAACGCTTGAAGAAGTTTACCCAACTGAATTTGAACAAAGTACTAAGCTTGAAGATGTTCCAGCTGTCGCTTCAGACGCTGTGATTAAGGCAAGTCAAAAAGTTGCTGAACCACTTGTTTACATCCCAGTTTTCCCTGGTACAAACTCAGAATACGATTCAGCTAAAGCCTTTGAACAAGCTGGTGCGAAAGTTAATTTGGTTCCATTTGTCACACTTAATGAAGCAGCAATCGAAGCTTCAGTTGACACAATGGTTGACAACATCAGTAAAGCTAACATTATCTTCTTCGCTGGAGGATTCTCAGCTGCTGATGAACCAGATGGTTCTGCTAAATTTATCGTGAACATCTTGCTTAACCAAAAAGTTCGCGCAGCTATTGATAGCTTCATCGAAAAAGGTGGTCTTATCATTGGTATCTGTAATGGATTCCAAGCCCTTGTTAAATCAGGCCTTCTTCCATACGGTAACTTTGAAGATGCTACTGAAACAAGTCCAACTCTTTTCTACAACGATGCTAACCAACACGTGGCGAAAATGGTTGAAACACGTATTGCAAATACAAACTCACCTTGGCTTGCTGGTGTTGAAGTTGGTGATGTTTACGCTATTCCAGTTTCACATGGTGAAGGTAAATTTGTTGTGACTGATGAAGAGTTTGCTGAACTTCGTGACAACGGACAAATCTTTAGTCAATACGTTGACTTCGATGGCAAACCAAGCATGGATTCTAAATACAATCCAAATGGCTCTGTGAATGCTATTGAAGGTATCACAAGCAAGAACGGACAAATCATCGGTAAGATGGGACACTCAGAACGTTACGAAGATGGACTTTTCCAAAATATTCCAGGAAATAAAGACCAACACTTGTTCCGTAGCGCTGTTGAGTATTTCACTAAAGCTTAA
- the purM gene encoding phosphoribosylformylglycinamidine cyclo-ligase has product MSKNAYAQSGVDVEAGYEVVARIKKHVARTERAGVMGALGGFGGMFDLTKTGVKEPVLISGTDGVGTKLMLAIKYDKHDTIGQDCVAMCVNDIIAAGAEPLYFLDYIATGKNEPAKLEQVVAGVAEGCVQSGAALIGGETAEMPGMYGEDDYDLAGFAVGVAEKSQIIDGSKVSDGDVLLGLASSGIHSNGYSLVRRVFADYSGEEVLPELEGKKLKEVLLEPTRIYVKAVLPLIKEELVNGIAHITGGGFIENVPRMFADDLAAEIEEDKIPVLPIFKALEKYGNIKHEEMFEIFNMGIGLMMAVSPDKVERVKELLDEPVYELGRIVKKADASVVIK; this is encoded by the coding sequence ATGTCAAAAAATGCTTACGCTCAGTCTGGTGTTGATGTTGAAGCGGGTTATGAAGTTGTTGCACGTATCAAAAAACACGTGGCACGTACTGAACGTGCTGGTGTTATGGGCGCTCTTGGTGGTTTTGGTGGTATGTTTGACCTTACTAAAACTGGCGTTAAAGAACCTGTTTTGATTTCAGGAACTGATGGTGTGGGAACAAAACTCATGCTTGCCATCAAATATGACAAACACGATACCATCGGTCAAGACTGTGTGGCAATGTGTGTTAATGATATCATTGCTGCTGGTGCAGAACCACTTTACTTCTTAGACTACATCGCAACTGGTAAAAATGAGCCTGCAAAACTTGAACAAGTTGTTGCTGGTGTTGCTGAAGGTTGTGTCCAATCTGGTGCAGCTCTTATCGGTGGTGAAACTGCTGAAATGCCTGGCATGTACGGCGAAGATGATTATGATTTGGCTGGTTTTGCAGTAGGTGTTGCTGAAAAATCACAAATCATTGATGGTTCAAAAGTTTCTGATGGCGACGTTCTTCTTGGACTTGCTTCAAGCGGTATCCACTCAAATGGTTACTCACTTGTTCGCCGTGTCTTTGCTGATTATTCAGGTGAAGAAGTTCTTCCAGAACTTGAAGGTAAGAAGTTGAAAGAAGTCCTTCTTGAACCAACTCGTATCTACGTTAAAGCAGTGCTTCCGCTTATCAAAGAAGAGTTGGTTAACGGTATTGCTCACATCACTGGTGGTGGATTCATCGAAAATGTGCCACGTATGTTCGCTGATGACTTGGCTGCTGAAATCGAAGAAGACAAAATTCCAGTTCTTCCAATTTTCAAAGCTCTTGAAAAATATGGTAACATCAAACACGAAGAAATGTTTGAAATCTTCAACATGGGTATTGGTTTGATGATGGCAGTTAGCCCTGACAAAGTTGAACGCGTGAAAGAATTGCTTGACGAACCAGTTTACGAACTTGGTCGCATCGTTAAAAAAGCAGATGCAAGTGTGGTGATTAAATAA